A segment of the Pseudoalteromonas sp. DL-6 genome:
TAAGTAAAAACCGAGCAACAAAGAGTAAATCGCCCCTAGGCAGAACCCGAAGGGCAGCGCCTGTTTGGCATTGATGCTGCGTTATCGCCTATTTATGGGGAATAACCACACCACATAGGCTCTGCCTTGCCTAAATACCAAACAGACTGCTGCAAATTTAACCTTGAAGGGTCAACAGACCCTAATCTTGTATTTACTTTTAAGATTGCTTTTTGAACTTAATCAGCTTTTCAATCGCTTGCTTTTGACCTCAGTCATAGAATTCATTGGAGTTGCTTTTTATCGAGTGGTAGCATTGCTTTAATTAGCAAAGCGAAGACGTCATTATGAATAACTTACCAGATTACGAAAAAGCCCAACTTCTTTTAGAGAAAAACGAAATATTTGTATCACCCGCAGAAGCGCATGGCGTTATTAGCGGTTTACTTGCTTGTGGGTTAAGCATTGATGATAAAGAATACTTAGGCTTATTGAGCGATGTATTTAATGATGGCGAGTCGTTTAGCAACGATTTAAAGCAGTTTTTTGGCCAAATTTATCAACAAGTGGTTGAAAGTTTTAATAACGAAGAGTTTCAATTTGACTTGTTTTTACCTAGTGATGACGAAACACTCATCGATCAGGCCAATGGGCTCGTATCATGGGTAGCTGGGTTTATGTTGGGCTTTGGCTTAAAGCAAAAAGACTATGGCAAGCTGTCGGCAGATGTAAAAGAAGTGATCAGTGACTTTAGCGAAATTACACGCCTAGATACAACCTTTGAAGAAACCGAAGAAGATAGCCAAGCACTGCATGAAGTGATTGAGTACGTCCGCGTATCGGCGCTTCTGTGTTTTGCTGAGCTAGGCAAAGAGCAAAATCCACAAAGCAACAAAAAAACACTGCATTAATTGAGCAACACA
Coding sequences within it:
- a CDS encoding UPF0149 family protein; its protein translation is MNNLPDYEKAQLLLEKNEIFVSPAEAHGVISGLLACGLSIDDKEYLGLLSDVFNDGESFSNDLKQFFGQIYQQVVESFNNEEFQFDLFLPSDDETLIDQANGLVSWVAGFMLGFGLKQKDYGKLSADVKEVISDFSEITRLDTTFEETEEDSQALHEVIEYVRVSALLCFAELGKEQNPQSNKKTLH